The genomic DNA ACAGGGAGATCGCGCTGGTCATCAACACGGTGGAAGAACGCCGCAACGCGATCACCGATTCGCGGCAGATCCGTACCTCGGCGCTGCTGGCCCGCGTGACCACTTTCACCACCATCTTCGGTGCCGAAGCGGCTGTCGAAGGCATGCGGCACATGGACGAACTGGGCGTGATCTCCATCCAGGAGATGCACGAACAGCTCGCCCAGCTCGTGCTGGCGTAGGCATTCGCCGATGGCAACCCAGCTCGTCGAACTCGACCTGGCCGACTGGGGTGCCGCGGCGCCGAACGAGGCCTGGATCGCCGCGCTCGAAGCCGGCAAGGTGCTCTATTTTCCGCGCCTGGGCTTCGAGCTGCTGCCTGCCGAGCGTGCGCTGCTTGCGCCTTCGGTGCTGTCGCCCGAGGTCCGCAACATCAGCCTCGATGCGAACGGGCGGCTCAAGGGCGTGGCCGGCGACGAGGCGATGCAGCGCGCGGTCGCGGCGATGGTCGGGCGCTTCCGGGCGCAGGCGCAGCAGCTGATCCACGGACTGCTGCCGCACTACACGCCGGCGCTGCGCCTGGCGCCGACCAGCTACCGGCCCGCACAGGTCGAAACGCGCGTGCAGTCGTGGCGCGCCGACGATCGCCGCCTGCACGTCGACTCGTTCCCGTCGCGGCCCAACTACGGCGAGCGCATCCTGCGCGTGTTCACCAACGTCAACCCCGAAGGCGCGCCGCGCGTGTGGCGCGTCGGCGAGCCCTTCGAGACGGTGGCGCGGCGCTTCCTGCCGCGCGCCAAGCCTTACTCGCGCATCCAGGCCCGGCTGCTGCGCGCGCTGCGCGTGACCAAGTCGCTGCGCAGCGAGTACGACCATCTGATGCTCCAGCTGCACGATGGCATGAAGTCGGACCTCGATTACCAGAAGAGCGCCGAGCAGGAGACCGTGCCCTTTCCCGCGGGCTCGGTGTGGGTGTGTTTCTCGGACCAGACCTCGCACGCCGTGATGTCCGGGCAGTACATGCTCGAGCAGACGCTGCACCTGCCCGCCGCAAGGCAATACAATCCGGATTCGAGCCCGCTCGCCATCCTGAGCCGGCTGACCGGACGCTCGCTCGTCTGATCTTCTCTCCCTTCGACCGCCGAACGGCATCGTTCGGCGGTTTCGCTTTATGGAGCAAACAACGTGGCAACCATTCCCATCACCAAGCGCGGCGCAGAGAAGCTGCGCGAAGAACTTCACCGGCTCAAGACCGTCGATCGGCCGTGGGTGATCAACTCGATCGCTGAAGCCCGGGCCCAGGGTGACCTCAGCGAGAACGCCGAGTACGAGGTCGCCAAGGACCGTCAGGGCTTCATCGAGGGCCGCATCCAGGACATCGAAGGCAAGCTGTCGGCCGCTCAGATCATCGATCCGTCCGGGCTCGATGCGGGCGGCAAGGTCGTCTTCGGTTCCACGGTCGAGCTCGAGGAAGAGAAGACCGGTGAAGCGGTCAAATACCAGATCGTGGGCGAGGACGAGGCCGACCTGAAGCTTGGGCTCATCAACGTGTCCAGCCCGATCGCGCGCGCGCTGATCGGCAAGGAGGAGGGCGATACCGCCGAGGTGCAGGCGCCCGGCGGCGTGAAGCACTACGAGATCGTCAAGGTCAGCTACCTCTGACGGAGAGCGCATGAAGGCTCGGATCGCGCTGATGCTGGCCGCCTTTTGGTGGTGCCGATGCTGTTCGCGCGCCTCGGCAACCCGGTCGTCGCGGGTAATTTCGCTGGCGAGCTGTTCGCCGCGCAGACCTGGATCGCACTCGGCTGCGGGCTGGTGCTGCTGGTCCACGCCCGGGCCGGCGCCGGCGCATCCATCGATGGCCCTGCGCGCACCACGATTTCCCTGACCGTGATCGCGCTGCTGCTGGCCCTGCTGCAGCAGTATGCGGTGGCACCTCACATCCTCGCGCGCGAGAACCTCAGGCTCTGGCATGGCCTCGGCAGCGGCATGTACTTGGGCCAATGGGTCTGTGCGGGCATTCTCTTGTGGCGGATGGGCCGCCGGACTGCCTGATCAGGCCTTCCAGAACTGGGTGATCCAGCGCGCCGGCCGGATGAAGCGAAAGCGCCGGTTGCGCCGGCCCGCCAGCGCGTCCGGCGGATTGCATTCCCCGTGAAAGACCACGATGCGCGCATCCGGCGGCACGAAGGGTTCGCGCCAGTAGTTGGTGGGCCAGGTCGGGATGCCGTGGTACTTGAAGCTCGGGCACCACGCTTCGGGCCAGTAGGCGAGCTGCCCCTTGCGGTACATGAAGTCCGACAGGTAGGTCTGCTCGTTGCGGTACTGCGCCTGCACCGCGTCCATGTTCGCGCGGAAATGCGCCAGCACGTCGGGATGCGCACCCAGCTCGAAGCGATAGACCGAGGAGTTCCCCGTGATGCGGCGGCGGCGCCAGGGCCGTTCGTAGTCGTGGATGATCAGGAATTCGCCGGGCTGCTCGAAGAAGGCATCGAGGCTGCCGACCACGACCACGTCGAGGTCGACGAAGAGCGCCGTGCCGCGCAGGCCGTGCAGGTCCTGCTCGAAGGTGGTGAGCTTCTTCCATGCGCGGTCCACCTGTCCCGGCGCGAGTTCCAGGTCGAGCGGCGGAATCGGGAAACAGCGGACCTCGCTGCGGATGCCTTCGCTGTCGTCGGTCAGGCAGACGAAGCTGAATTCGCCGCTCAGATGGCGCCGCACCATCGCATAGAGGCGATTGACGTAGTCGGGGCCGTACTTGGTGCCCCACTTCATGCACAGCACGTGCCGGGTCGCTGGCGCAACCCCAGGCTTCGTCTCCACGGCCGTCACTGTCAGTCGGCCTGTCGGCGCTTCTTGACCGACAGCGGCCTCTTGGCCTTGGCGCGCTTGACGGTGCCGCCCGGCGTGAGCCGCTGGTTGCCGAGCACGCGCAGGGTCTTGATCTCGGGGCGCTGGCCGCCGCGTTTGCTGTATTTGAGCACCTTGACGTCGCGCGGGCCGGGCATGCGGTCCTCGTCGACGGCGCGTTCCTTGTCGGGCACCGGCCGCCAGAGGACCAGCAGCTTGCCGATGTGCTGGATCGGCGCGGCGTCCAGTTCGTCGGCGAGCGTCTGCAGCATGGCTTCGCGTGCCGTCCGGTCGTCGGAAAAGACGCGCACCTTGATCAGGCCGTGGGCCTTGAGGGCGGCATCGGTCTCCTTCTTGACGGCCGGCGTCAGTCCGTCGCCGCCGATCATGACGATCGGATCCAGATGGTGCGCTTCGGAGCGGTGCACCTTGCGCTGCGCGGGGGTCAGTTGAATGGCGGGCATCCCCGTATTATCGAGTGTCAATGAACCCCAAACCGAAAAGCAAGAAGGTCAACAAGGCATGGCTGCATGACCACATCAACGACCCGTATGTGAAACTGGCCACGCGGGAGGGTTATCGGGCGCGCGCCGCCTACAAGCTCAAGGAGATCGATGAGACGCTGGGCCTGATCAAGCCCGGACAGCTGGTGATCGATCTGGGCTCGACGCCGGGCGCCTGGAGCCAGTATGTGCGGCGCAGGCTGTCGCCGACGGGTGCGGCGGTCGGCGAACTCGCGGGCACGATCATCGCGCTGGACATGCTGCCGATGGAGCCGATCGAGGGCGTGCTTTTTCTTCAGGGCGATTTCCGCGAGGCCGAGGTGCTGGAGCGGCTCGAGCGCGCCATGGGTGGCCGGCTCGCCGATGTGGTGGTTTCCGACATGGCGCCCAACCTCTCGGGCATCGAATCGGCCGACGCGGCACGCATCGCGCACCTGGTGGAGCTTGCGATCGACTTTGCGCAGCACCACATGAAGCCTGAAGGCGCACTGGTCGCCAAGCTGTTCCATGGCAGCGGCTACAGCGAGCTGACGAAGCTTTTCAAGGACAACTTCCGCGTCGTCAAGCCGATGAAGCCCAAGGCCTCGCGCGACAAATCGTCCGAGACCTTCATGGTGGGCATGGGAATCAAAAGGGCGGATACGAATTGATACGCCGGCGCGATTTCGCCAATTCGGCCTAAAACCGCTCGGCCCCTATGGCCGCTCACGGAAAATTGCCACGTTTCGCAGGTTGAAAAGCCTAAAATGGGTGCCAATTGCGTGCCCTCAGCGCGTTTTCTTTTTTCGATGCAACGCGCCTTCGACTGGAGCTTCGTTTGAACAATCAGTGGTTTTCCAAGGTTGCCGTCTGGCTCGTCATTGCGATGGTGTTGTTCACTGTGTTCAAGCAGTTCGACACTCGCGGGACGGCCGGTGCAGGCAATATCGGCTACTCCGACTTCCTCGAGGAAGTCCGCGGCAACCGCATCAAGAGCGCCACGATCCAGGAAGGTCAGAGCGGCAGCGAGATCGTCGCCATCACCACCGACGACCGCAAGATCCGCACGACCGCCACCTACCTCGATCGCGGCCTGATCGGCGACCTGATCGCCAACAACGTCAAGTTCGACGTCAAGCCGCGCGAAGAAGGTTCGCTGCTCATGACGCTGCTGGTGAGTTGGGGGCCGATGCTGCTGTTGATCGGCGTCTGGGTCTATTTCATGCGACAGATGCAGGGGGGCGGCAAGGGAGGCGCCTTCAGTTTCGGCAAGAGCAAGGCACGCATGCTCGACGAGAACAACAACCAGGTCACCTTCGCCGACGTCGCGGGCTGCGACGAGGCCAAGGAAGAAGTCAAGGAGGTCGTCGACTTCCTGAAGGACCCGGCCAAGTTCCAGAAGCTCGGTGGCCGCATCCCGCGCGGCCTGCTGCTGGTCGGGCCGCCCGGTACCGGCAAGACCCTGTTGGCCAAGGGCATTGCCGGTGAAGCCAAGGTGCCGTTCTTCTCGATCTCGGGCTCGGACTTCGTCGAGATGTTCGTCGGCGTCGGCGCGGCACGCGTGCGCGACATGTTCGAGAACGCCAAGAAGAACGCGCCCTGCATCATCTTCATCGACGAAATCGATGCCGTCGGCCGCCAGCGCGGTGCCGGCCTCGGCGGCGGCAACGACGAGCGCGAGCAGACCCTCAACCAGATGCTGGTCGAGATGGACGGCTTCGAGACCAACCTCGGCGTGATCGTGGTCGCTGCGACCAACCGGCCCGACATTCTCGACGCTGCGCTGCTGCGCCCGGGCCGTTTCGACCGCCAGGTCTACGTGACGCTCCCCGACATCCGCGGCCGCGAGCAGATCCTCAACGTGCACATGCGCAAGGTGCCGCTCGGCCAGGACGTCAACCCGAGCATCATCGCGCGCGGCACGCCCGGCATGTCGGGCGCCGACCTGGCCAACCTGTGCAACGAGGCCGCACTGATGGCCGCCCGCCGCAATGCGCGCGTGGTCGAGATGCAGGACTTCGAGAAGGCCAAGGACAAGATCTTCATGGGCCCCGAGCGCAAGAGCATGGTCATGCCCGAGGAAGAGCGCCGCAACACGGCCTACCACGAATCCGGCCATGCGCTGATCGGCAAGCTCCTGCCCAAGTGCGACCCGGTCCACAAGGTCACGATCATCCCGCGCGGCCGGGCACTGGGCGTGACGATGAGCCTGCCTGCGCAGGACCGCTACAGCTACGACCGCGAATACATGCTCAACCAGATCAGCATGTTGTTCGGCGGCCGCATCGCCGAGGAAGTGTTCATGCACCAGATGACCACCGGTGCCAGCAACGACTTCGAGCGCGCCACGCAGATCGCGCGCGACATGGTGATGCGCTATGGCATGACCGAATCGCTGGGCCCGATGGTCTACGCCGAGAACGAGGGCGAAGTGTTCCTCGGCCGCTCGGTCACCAAGACCACCAACATGAGCGAATCGACCATGCAGAAGGTCGATGCCGAGGTGCGCCGCATCATCGACGAGCAGTACGCCCTGGCGCGCCGCCTGATCGAGGAGAACAGCGACAAGATGCACGCGATGGCGAAGGCGCTGCTCGAATGGGAAACCATCGATTCCGAGCAACTCGACGACATCATGGCCGGCCGCGCACCGCGCCCGCCCAAGGACTGGGCCCCGCGCATCCCGCCGTCGGGCAGTGGCGGTGGCAGCGGCGGCACGCCGGCGGTGAACCCGGATCCTGCACCCACCGCAGCCTGACCGAGCATGTTGCGCTGGCGATCGACGGGGCCTCGGGCCCCGTTTTTTCATGGGGCCGCTTCGGCATGACGGCAGTCTGGCGTACCACGCGCTTCGCGATCGACCTCGCGCAGCCGCGCGTGATGGGCATCGTCAACGTCACGCCGGATTCCTTCTCCGATGGCGGCGCGCATGCCTCGACCGAGGCGGCCGTGCGGCATTGCGTGCGGCTGGTGGAGGAGGGTGCCGACATTCTCGACATCGGCGGCGAGTCGACCCGACCGGGCAGTCCGGCCGTTCCGCTGGAACAGGAGCTGGCGCGCGTGCTGCCGGTGTTGCGCGAGGCGCTCAAACTCGGGGTCCCGGTCTCGGTCGATACCTCCAAGCCCGAAGTGATACGCGCCGTGCTCGAGCTCGGCGCCGACATCGTCAACGACATCTGGGCTTTGCGCAGGCCGGGCGCGCGCGAAGCGGTGGCACAGCACCCGTCGTGCGGTATCTGCCTGATGCACATGCACCGCGACCCCCAGACCATGCAGACGGCGCCGATGGAGGGCGACGCAGTGCCCGCGGTACGCTCGTTCCTGGCGCAGCACGCGCAGGCGCTGGTGGCGCTCGGCGTCGACGCGGCGCGCATCGTGGTCGATCCCGGCATCGGTTTCGGCAAGACCACCGCACAGAATTTCGCCTTGCTCGCACGCCAGTATGAGCTGATCGCCGCCGGCTGGCCGGTGCTCGCCGGCTGGTCGCGCAAGTCCTCGCTCGGCGCCGTGGCCGGCATCGAGGCAGCGGCCGGGCGCATGGTGCCGAGCGTGGCAGCGGCCGTGCTGGCCGTCGAGCACGGTGCGTCGGTCGTGCGCGTGCATGATGTGCGCGAGACCGTCGCGGCGCTGGCCGTGTGGCAAGCGATGAAACAGCAAGGACAAGAAGAAGGGCAAGACCCATGACAAGACAATACTTCGGCACCGACGGCATTCGCGGCACGGTCGGCAAGCCGCCGATCACGCCCGACTTCGTGCTGCGTCTCGCGCATGCCGTGGGCCGCGTGCTCCGCAAGACCGAGGCGCGCCCGACGGTGCTGATCGGCAAGGACACGCGGATCTCGGGCTACATGCTCGAATCGGCGCTCGAATCGGGCTTCAATTCCGCGGGCGTCGATGTCGTGCTGCTCGGCCCCTTGCCGACGCCGGGCGTGGCCTACCTCACGCGCGCGCAGCGTGCCAGCCTGGGCGTGGTGATCAGCGCCAGCCACAACGCCTACCCCGACAACGGCATCAAGTTCTTCAGCGCGCAGGGCACCAAGCTCAGCGATGAATGGGAGCTGGCGGTCGAAGCGGCGCTCGAGGAGCCGCCGGTCTGGGCCGATTCGGCACAGATCGGCAAGGCGCGCCGGCTCAACGATGCATCGGGCCGCTACATCGAGTTCTGCAAGAGCACCTTCGCCTACGACCTCACGCTGCGCGGGCTGAAGCTGGTGGTCGACGGCGCGCACGGCGCGGCCTACCAGGTCGCGCCGCAGGTGTTCCACGAGCTCGGCGCGGACGTGGTCAGCATCGGTTGCGCGCCCGACGGGTTGAACATCAACAAGGGCTTCGGGGCCACGCATCCTCAGGCGCTGATCGAGGCGGTGCGCGCGCAAGGCGCCAGCTACGGCATCGCGCTCGACGGCGACGCAGACCGGCTGCAGCTGGTGGATGCGAGCGGGCGGCTCTTCAACGGCGACGAGCTGCTCTACCTGATGGTGATGGAGCGCATCGTGCGCGGCGAGAAGCCTTCCGGCGTGGTCGGCACGCTGATGACCAACAAGGCCGTCGAGATGGCGCTGCGCGCGCAGGGCGTCGAATTCGTGCGCGCCCGCGTGGGCGACCGCTATGTGCTGGAGGAACTCGAGAAGCGCCGCTGGCTGCTCGGCGGCGAGGGTTCGGGCCATCTGCTCGCGCTGGACCGCCACACGACCGGTGACGGCATCGTGAGCGCGCTGCAGGTGCTGCAGGCCTGTGTGCGCAGCGGCAAGCGGGTGGACGAGCTGCTGGCTGGCATGACGCTGTTTCCGCAGACCCTCGTCAATGTCCGCCTAGCCGAAGGCCAGGACTGGAAGGGCAATGTCGAGCTCGCCGACGAGATCCTCCGCACCGAAGCGGAACTGGGCGAAGCGGGCCGTGTCCTGATCCGCGCGAGCGGCACCGAACCACTGGTGCGTGTGATGGTCGAGGCGCGCGATGCGGCGCAGGCCGAGGCTTGCGCACACCGCCTCGCCGCCACCCTGGGCTGACGCGCAATGCGCGCCTGAAGAAGGAATCCGCGTGATCGAACTCGTGATGGCCGACTATCGACATCCCGCGCATGCCGAAGCAGTGGTCACGCTGCTCGACGCCTATGCGTGCGACCCGGCCGGCGGCGGGACGCCGCTGGCACCCGAGGTGCGGGCCGCACTGCCCGGCGCGCTGGCGGCCCGGCCGCAGGCCTTCAGCGTGCTGGCCTATGACGGCGAGCAGCCCATCGGCCTTGTGAACTGCATCGAGGGCTTCTCGACCTTCGCGTGCAAACCGCTGGTCAACGTGCACGATGTCGTCGTGCTGGCGAGCCACCGCGGCCGGCGTGTAGCCCAGCGCATGCTGCGCCGGGTGGAGGCCGAGGCGCGCTCACGCGGCGCCTGCAAGCTCACGCTCGAAGTGCTGTCGGGCAACGCGAGCGCGCTGCGCGCGTACGAACGCGAAGGTTTCGCCGGCTTCCAGCTCGATCCGGCCTTCGGCTCGGCGATGTTCCTGCAGAAGAAGCTTTGATCAGAACCGGGTGACGGGCATCTCGTTGTCGGTCTTGCCGGTACCGTACTTGCCCAGTTCCCACTTCGCGATCGCATTGCGGTGCACTTCGTCCGGACCGTCGGCGAAGCGCAGCGTGCGCGCGCCGGCATAGGCGTAGGCGAGCGGGAAGTCGTCGCACATGCCGCCGCCGCCATGCACCTGCATGGCCCAGTCGATCACCTGGCAGGCCATGCTCGGCGCGACCACCTTGATCATCGCGATCTCGGTCTTGGCGACCTTGTTGCCGGCCACGTCCATCAACCAGGCCGCCTTGAGCGTGAGCAGGCGCGCCATGTCGATCTTGCAGCGCGCTTCGGCGATGCGTTCCTGCGTCACGGTCTGCGACGCAACGGTCTTGCCGAAGGCCACGCGCGAGGACGCGCGCCGGCACATCAGCTCGAGCGCGCGCTCGGCCAGGCCGATGAGGCGCATGCAGTGGTGGATGCGGCCCGGGCCGAGGCGGCCTTGCGCGATCTCGAAGCCGCGGCCCTCGCCCAGCAGGATGTTGCCCACCGGCACGCGCACGTTCTCGAAATACATCTCGACGTGGCCGTGCGGCGCATCGTCGTAGCCCATCACGTTGAGCGGCCGCACGATGCGGATGCCCTTGGCATCGGCCGGCACGATCACCATGCTCTGCTGCGAATGCCGCGGCGCGTCGGGGTCGCTCTTGCCCATGGTGATGAAGACGCCGCAGCGCGGATCGGCAGCGCCCGAGATCCACCACTTGTGGCCGTTGATCACGTACTCGTCGCCCTGGCGCTCGATGCGGGTGGCGACGTTGGTGGCGTCGCTGGAGGCCACGTCGGGCTCGGTCATCGCGAAGGCCGAGCGGATCTGGCCTTCGAGCAGCGGCTTGAGCCAGCGCGCCTTGATTTCCTCGGAGCCGTAGCGCGCGATGGTTTCCATGTTGCCGGTGTCGGGCGCCGAGCAGTTGAAGACTTCGCTGGCCCATGGCACGCGGCCCATGATCTCGGCCAGCGGTGCGTATTCCTCGTTGGTCAGGCCCGCGCCCTCGTAGCCGGAGGCGGCGGCACTGTCGACCGGCAGGAACAGGTTCCAGAGGTCCTGGGCCTTGGCCTTGTCCTTGAGCTTCTCGACGGTCCTCAGCGCGGTCCAGCGCTTGCCCGCCGCGGTGTTGGCCGCCAGCTCGGCGCTGTACTCGGCTTCGGCCGGGTAGATGTGGTTGTCCATGAAGGCGGCGACGCGCTTCTGGAGGTCCTTGGTCTTGGCCGAATAATCGAAATCCATGCTGCCTCCTGTGAATGGGGTAAGGCCTCAGGCCCGCTGTGCGAATTGCCAGGCCATTTCGGCCATCGGACGTGCGCCGCGACCGGAGGCTACCGCCTGCTCGCTCGATGCGGTGCCGGCTTCGACCCGCTTGGCAATGCCTTGCAGGATCGCGGCCATGCGAAAGAGGTTGTAGGCCTGGTAGAAATTCCAGTCCGGCGCGAGCGCCTCGGGCGTGGTGATGCCGGTGCGCTCGCAGTACTTGCGGATGTAGTCGCTTTCGGTCGGAATGCCCAGGCTCTCGAGGTCGAGGCCACCGATGCCGCGGAACGATCCCGGCGCGATGTGCCACGACATGCAGTGGTAGCTGAAGTCGGCCAGCGGATGGCCCAGCGTCGAGAGCTCCCAGTCGAGCACGGCGATGGCGCGCGGCTCGGTGGGGTGGAACATCAGGTTGTCGAGGCGAAAGTCGCCGTGCACGATCGAGCTCATCTGCGCGTCGCGCGCGCTGGCCGGCATGTGGGCCGGCAGCCATTCCATCAGGCGGTCCATCTCGGGGATCGGCTGCGTGACCGAGGCGAGGTACTGCTTGCTCCAGCGCCCGATCTGGCGCTCGAAGTAGTTGCCCGGCCGGCCGTAGTCGGCCAGGCCGCGCGCGGCGAAGTCCACCGTGTGCAGCGCGGCAATGACACGGTTCATCTCATCGTAGATGGCGCTGCGCTCCGCATTGCTCATGCCAGGCAACGACTGGTCCCAGAGGACGCGGCCGGCCATGAACTCCATCACGTAGAAGGCGCGGCCGATCACCGATTCGTCCTCGCACAGGCCATACATCCGCGGCACCGGCACGTTGGTGCCGGCAAGACCGCGCATGACCTTGAACTCGCGTTCCACCGCATGGGCCGAGGGCAGCAGCTTGGCGACCGGCCCCGGCTTGGCGCGCATCACGTAGCTTTGCGACGGCGTGACGAGCTTGTAGGTCGGGTTGGATTGGCCGCCCTTGAACATCTCGACCGCCAGCGGTCCTTTGAAGCCGTCGAGGTTCTTTTCGAGCCAGGCCGTCAGTGCATCGACGTCGAAGAGATGTTGCTTGGAGACGGCACGGGTGCCGACGAAGTTGTCGAAGTCCTGGGTCATGTCTCTGAGGTCGCTATTGGTCGTCGGCTTCGGAGATGCGCATCAGCGCGGCGCGGTCCAGCACCACCAGGCCGGCCGGTTCGATGCGGATCGCATCCTCGCGCTCCATGGCCTTGAGTTCCTGGTTCACGCGCTGGCGCGATGCGCCGAGCAGTTGTGCCAATTCCTCCTGCGCGAGTTGCAGGCCGATGCGCATCTGGCTGCCGTCCGCGAGGTTCGGCACGCCGTAGCTGCGAACCAGATGGATCAGTTGCTTGGCGAGCCGGGCGCGCAGGGGCAGGGTGTTGAGGTCCTCGACCAGCCCGAACAAGGTGCGGATGCGGCGCGCCTGCAGGCGCATCAGTGCTTCGTAGAGCTCGACGTGGTTCGACAGGATCTTGCGAAAATCGGCGCGCGCCACGCACAGGATGGTGGAGTCGCCATGCGCATACGCATCGTGGGTGCGCCGGTCGCCGTCGAACATCGCCACGTCGCCGAACCAGATGCCCGGCTCCACATAGGTCAGCGTGACCTGCTTGCCCGATACTGCCGTCGAACTCACGCGCACCGCTCCCTTCGCGCATGCGATCCACTGCTCGGGCGGATCGCCGCGCGCGGCGATCAGCTCGCCGTCCTTGAAGCGTTTGACGAAAGCACATCGGAGGATGTCGTGGCGAAGGGATGGGGAAAGGGAAGAGAACCAGCGACCACTGTTGATCGCCTCACGTTCTTCGATGGTAAGAATGGGATCGTCCATGGACTGTCCTGTCGGTGACTGGTGGGCGAAGGGTTGTCGCGCGAGAGACGCGCGGCGTCATTCGTAGCGCGGCGTCTGCTTGGCGAGAAAGGCGGCGATCCCGATGCCGGCGTTGGCGTGGTGCAGGTTGCGAACGAAATGATCCCGCTCCTGGCCCAGCTGCGAGACCAGCGTCGCGCCGCGCGCGTCGCTGAGCAGCTCCTTGATGCTGGCCAGCGCATTGGGCGCGCGCGCATTGAGCCGGCCTGCCAGCGCGAGGGCCGTCGCCAGCGCCTGGCCGCTTTCCGTGAGTTCGTTGACGAGGCCGAGC from Variovorax sp. PBL-E5 includes the following:
- a CDS encoding Kdo hydroxylase family protein → MATQLVELDLADWGAAAPNEAWIAALEAGKVLYFPRLGFELLPAERALLAPSVLSPEVRNISLDANGRLKGVAGDEAMQRAVAAMVGRFRAQAQQLIHGLLPHYTPALRLAPTSYRPAQVETRVQSWRADDRRLHVDSFPSRPNYGERILRVFTNVNPEGAPRVWRVGEPFETVARRFLPRAKPYSRIQARLLRALRVTKSLRSEYDHLMLQLHDGMKSDLDYQKSAEQETVPFPAGSVWVCFSDQTSHAVMSGQYMLEQTLHLPAARQYNPDSSPLAILSRLTGRSLV
- the greA gene encoding transcription elongation factor GreA, encoding MATIPITKRGAEKLREELHRLKTVDRPWVINSIAEARAQGDLSENAEYEVAKDRQGFIEGRIQDIEGKLSAAQIIDPSGLDAGGKVVFGSTVELEEEKTGEAVKYQIVGEDEADLKLGLINVSSPIARALIGKEEGDTAEVQAPGGVKHYEIVKVSYL
- a CDS encoding DUF4149 domain-containing protein; this translates as MLFARLGNPVVAGNFAGELFAAQTWIALGCGLVLLVHARAGAGASIDGPARTTISLTVIALLLALLQQYAVAPHILARENLRLWHGLGSGMYLGQWVCAGILLWRMGRRTA
- a CDS encoding glycosyltransferase; translation: MKWGTKYGPDYVNRLYAMVRRHLSGEFSFVCLTDDSEGIRSEVRCFPIPPLDLELAPGQVDRAWKKLTTFEQDLHGLRGTALFVDLDVVVVGSLDAFFEQPGEFLIIHDYERPWRRRRITGNSSVYRFELGAHPDVLAHFRANMDAVQAQYRNEQTYLSDFMYRKGQLAYWPEAWCPSFKYHGIPTWPTNYWREPFVPPDARIVVFHGECNPPDALAGRRNRRFRFIRPARWITQFWKA
- a CDS encoding YhbY family RNA-binding protein — its product is MPAIQLTPAQRKVHRSEAHHLDPIVMIGGDGLTPAVKKETDAALKAHGLIKVRVFSDDRTAREAMLQTLADELDAAPIQHIGKLLVLWRPVPDKERAVDEDRMPGPRDVKVLKYSKRGGQRPEIKTLRVLGNQRLTPGGTVKRAKAKRPLSVKKRRQAD
- a CDS encoding RlmE family RNA methyltransferase, whose amino-acid sequence is MNPKPKSKKVNKAWLHDHINDPYVKLATREGYRARAAYKLKEIDETLGLIKPGQLVIDLGSTPGAWSQYVRRRLSPTGAAVGELAGTIIALDMLPMEPIEGVLFLQGDFREAEVLERLERAMGGRLADVVVSDMAPNLSGIESADAARIAHLVELAIDFAQHHMKPEGALVAKLFHGSGYSELTKLFKDNFRVVKPMKPKASRDKSSETFMVGMGIKRADTN
- the ftsH gene encoding ATP-dependent zinc metalloprotease FtsH encodes the protein MNNQWFSKVAVWLVIAMVLFTVFKQFDTRGTAGAGNIGYSDFLEEVRGNRIKSATIQEGQSGSEIVAITTDDRKIRTTATYLDRGLIGDLIANNVKFDVKPREEGSLLMTLLVSWGPMLLLIGVWVYFMRQMQGGGKGGAFSFGKSKARMLDENNNQVTFADVAGCDEAKEEVKEVVDFLKDPAKFQKLGGRIPRGLLLVGPPGTGKTLLAKGIAGEAKVPFFSISGSDFVEMFVGVGAARVRDMFENAKKNAPCIIFIDEIDAVGRQRGAGLGGGNDEREQTLNQMLVEMDGFETNLGVIVVAATNRPDILDAALLRPGRFDRQVYVTLPDIRGREQILNVHMRKVPLGQDVNPSIIARGTPGMSGADLANLCNEAALMAARRNARVVEMQDFEKAKDKIFMGPERKSMVMPEEERRNTAYHESGHALIGKLLPKCDPVHKVTIIPRGRALGVTMSLPAQDRYSYDREYMLNQISMLFGGRIAEEVFMHQMTTGASNDFERATQIARDMVMRYGMTESLGPMVYAENEGEVFLGRSVTKTTNMSESTMQKVDAEVRRIIDEQYALARRLIEENSDKMHAMAKALLEWETIDSEQLDDIMAGRAPRPPKDWAPRIPPSGSGGGSGGTPAVNPDPAPTAA
- the folP gene encoding dihydropteroate synthase; protein product: MTAVWRTTRFAIDLAQPRVMGIVNVTPDSFSDGGAHASTEAAVRHCVRLVEEGADILDIGGESTRPGSPAVPLEQELARVLPVLREALKLGVPVSVDTSKPEVIRAVLELGADIVNDIWALRRPGAREAVAQHPSCGICLMHMHRDPQTMQTAPMEGDAVPAVRSFLAQHAQALVALGVDAARIVVDPGIGFGKTTAQNFALLARQYELIAAGWPVLAGWSRKSSLGAVAGIEAAAGRMVPSVAAAVLAVEHGASVVRVHDVRETVAALAVWQAMKQQGQEEGQDP
- the glmM gene encoding phosphoglucosamine mutase, with the translated sequence MTRQYFGTDGIRGTVGKPPITPDFVLRLAHAVGRVLRKTEARPTVLIGKDTRISGYMLESALESGFNSAGVDVVLLGPLPTPGVAYLTRAQRASLGVVISASHNAYPDNGIKFFSAQGTKLSDEWELAVEAALEEPPVWADSAQIGKARRLNDASGRYIEFCKSTFAYDLTLRGLKLVVDGAHGAAYQVAPQVFHELGADVVSIGCAPDGLNINKGFGATHPQALIEAVRAQGASYGIALDGDADRLQLVDASGRLFNGDELLYLMVMERIVRGEKPSGVVGTLMTNKAVEMALRAQGVEFVRARVGDRYVLEELEKRRWLLGGEGSGHLLALDRHTTGDGIVSALQVLQACVRSGKRVDELLAGMTLFPQTLVNVRLAEGQDWKGNVELADEILRTEAELGEAGRVLIRASGTEPLVRVMVEARDAAQAEACAHRLAATLG
- a CDS encoding GNAT family N-acetyltransferase, encoding MADYRHPAHAEAVVTLLDAYACDPAGGGTPLAPEVRAALPGALAARPQAFSVLAYDGEQPIGLVNCIEGFSTFACKPLVNVHDVVVLASHRGRRVAQRMLRRVEAEARSRGACKLTLEVLSGNASALRAYEREGFAGFQLDPAFGSAMFLQKKL
- a CDS encoding acyl-CoA dehydrogenase family protein, whose product is MDFDYSAKTKDLQKRVAAFMDNHIYPAEAEYSAELAANTAAGKRWTALRTVEKLKDKAKAQDLWNLFLPVDSAAASGYEGAGLTNEEYAPLAEIMGRVPWASEVFNCSAPDTGNMETIARYGSEEIKARWLKPLLEGQIRSAFAMTEPDVASSDATNVATRIERQGDEYVINGHKWWISGAADPRCGVFITMGKSDPDAPRHSQQSMVIVPADAKGIRIVRPLNVMGYDDAPHGHVEMYFENVRVPVGNILLGEGRGFEIAQGRLGPGRIHHCMRLIGLAERALELMCRRASSRVAFGKTVASQTVTQERIAEARCKIDMARLLTLKAAWLMDVAGNKVAKTEIAMIKVVAPSMACQVIDWAMQVHGGGGMCDDFPLAYAYAGARTLRFADGPDEVHRNAIAKWELGKYGTGKTDNEMPVTRF